In a genomic window of Trichocoleus desertorum ATA4-8-CV12:
- a CDS encoding ISKra4 family transposase: VQRLEILDWYHLTENLGKVGGSQQRLDKVEACLWQGDVEGAVRLFDDWTHERVERFVAYLTKHRHRIVNYAYYQAEGISIGSGEIESRVKQIGRRVKISGAQWDEDNVQQVLRQRCAYLNGYFSN; the protein is encoded by the coding sequence GTGCAACGCTTAGAGATTCTAGACTGGTACCACCTGACGGAAAATTTGGGTAAGGTCGGCGGGTCACAGCAGCGGCTCGATAAGGTAGAGGCCTGTCTCTGGCAAGGCGATGTTGAGGGAGCCGTTAGGCTATTTGATGATTGGACCCATGAGCGGGTCGAGCGATTTGTGGCTTACTTGACCAAGCATCGACACCGCATCGTGAACTATGCCTACTACCAAGCCGAGGGCATCTCCATTGGCTCTGGCGAGATTGAGTCAAGGGTCAAGCAAATCGGGCGACGGGTGAAGATTTCGGGGGCTCAGTGGGACGAAGATAACGTGCAGCAAGTGCTGCGACAACGGTGTGCTTATCTCAATGGCTACTTCTCAAACTGA
- a CDS encoding caspase family protein, whose amino-acid sequence MSFDRNLAIVIGINSYEHGIPALQNAVNDAKKLVETLRTQHDYQVWICLDEVATFKNLCHLLEVTLPQQVTANDRLLFYFAGHGIALNGEDGPAGYLIPCDAQKGNIQSYLPMTRLQTALENLPCRHFLGILDCCFAGAFRWGSLRDLITTPEVIHQERYDRFIQNPAWQVITSAASDQKASDAFVLDANRGQPGEHSPFAMALIDALAGAADRNLPTEPGKPFGDGIVTATELYLYLRDRVELATIDRHRQTPGIWPLKKHDKGEYIFLTPGHEFNLPPAPPLDASRNPYRGLEPFEENHSELFFGRSELIEKLHNFVKIHPLTVVLGASGSGKSSLVKGGLIPKLKDAHKTHEKWWILPSIRPGETPLQALNNALVAAQLAAIELQNPHKTLAQSIAVWMEGNPNSKLLIFIDQSEEIITLCSDETERQAFFQQILIAIDAHQQRLRVVLSLRSDFEPQIRDRSLKFIEASNQSGHTELRKRWQSERFIVPAMTRGELREAIEKPAEARVMHFQPHELVE is encoded by the coding sequence ATGAGTTTTGATAGAAATCTGGCGATCGTGATTGGCATTAACAGCTACGAACATGGCATTCCCGCATTACAAAATGCCGTAAATGATGCCAAGAAGCTTGTCGAAACCTTGCGAACACAACACGACTATCAAGTCTGGATTTGTCTAGATGAAGTCGCGACATTTAAGAATCTCTGTCACTTGCTTGAAGTCACGCTGCCGCAACAGGTGACAGCAAACGATCGCCTGTTATTTTATTTTGCAGGTCATGGTATTGCCCTGAATGGTGAAGACGGCCCTGCCGGATATTTAATTCCATGCGATGCCCAGAAGGGAAATATCCAAAGTTATTTGCCAATGACGCGCTTACAAACGGCACTTGAAAATCTACCTTGCCGTCACTTTTTAGGCATTCTTGATTGCTGTTTTGCCGGAGCTTTCCGCTGGGGCAGTCTGCGAGATCTGATCACGACGCCTGAGGTTATTCATCAGGAACGTTACGATCGCTTCATTCAAAATCCGGCATGGCAAGTTATCACTTCTGCCGCCTCTGATCAGAAAGCTTCAGATGCCTTTGTACTCGACGCTAATCGCGGACAACCGGGCGAGCATTCACCGTTTGCTATGGCTCTAATTGATGCCCTGGCTGGTGCTGCCGATCGAAATCTACCGACCGAACCGGGAAAACCCTTCGGTGACGGTATTGTGACCGCAACTGAACTGTATTTGTATCTGCGCGATCGCGTTGAACTGGCAACGATCGATCGCCACCGCCAAACGCCGGGAATTTGGCCGCTCAAAAAGCATGACAAAGGCGAGTATATTTTCCTCACGCCTGGACACGAATTCAATTTGCCGCCCGCACCTCCACTAGATGCCTCCAGAAATCCTTATCGTGGTTTGGAACCGTTTGAAGAAAATCACAGTGAGCTATTTTTTGGTAGAAGCGAACTGATCGAAAAGCTACACAATTTTGTCAAAATTCATCCTCTTACAGTTGTTCTGGGTGCTTCGGGTTCAGGAAAGTCCAGTCTAGTCAAAGGTGGATTAATCCCCAAATTAAAAGACGCGCACAAAACTCATGAGAAATGGTGGATTTTACCATCAATTCGCCCTGGAGAAACTCCGCTTCAAGCGTTGAATAATGCCCTTGTTGCGGCTCAATTAGCAGCGATCGAGTTGCAAAACCCACACAAAACGCTGGCTCAAAGCATTGCAGTTTGGATGGAAGGAAATCCGAATTCCAAGCTACTCATCTTTATCGATCAGAGCGAAGAAATCATTACGCTTTGCTCTGATGAAACGGAACGCCAAGCATTCTTTCAACAAATTCTGATCGCGATCGATGCCCATCAACAGCGGTTGCGAGTTGTGTTGAGCTTGCGGTCTGACTTTGAACCCCAAATTAGAGATAGAAGCTTGAAATTTATTGAAGCTTCTAATCAGTCGGGACACACAGAGCTAAGAAAACGGTGGCAGAGCGAACGGTTTATTGTTCCGGCAATGACCCGAGGAGAACTGCGCGAGGCGATCGAGAAACCTGCCGAAGCACGAGTGATGCATTTTCAGCCTCACGAACTTGTAGAATAA